A section of the Verrucomicrobiia bacterium genome encodes:
- a CDS encoding FAD-dependent oxidoreductase: protein MPYKKSFSYWSEGSLLGNFPALDRDLTADVVVVGGGLTGITMAYLLAEAGCDVALVERHSLCAGDTGRTTAHLTAFLDASYSELIKIHGEEKAALAASSHREAIHFIESTVCKEGIECSFQRLEGVLLETPEWSTEKDLKKEVEAFRRVGFAGASLCAENPIASWPGACVRLPGQARFHPLEYLQGLLKKIQQRGGKIYTHTPVIKREKETLTTERHHQIRARHVVLATHAPVGEVSVFLKQAPYRTYVVAGRVPHDLVHDALYWDMADPYHYVRLQPLDGASDLLIVGGEDHKTGQPETDDPEEPFRNLEGWAYRYFPGVEEFLYQWSGQVWEPADGLAFIGHAGGDEKLYLATGYSGNGMTHGTIAAQLLSDLILGLPNPWTELYDPSRKKLGGLREAAKENFNVAKQYAADYLKAGEIPSVDELKPGDGAVLKHGAAPYAVYRDEKGNLHAFSAVCTHLGCVVKWNGTEKSFDCPCHGSRFSCQGEVLNGPAVENLRKKEIDQVMGAHHEH from the coding sequence ATGCCGTACAAAAAATCTTTTTCGTACTGGAGCGAAGGCAGCCTTCTCGGAAATTTTCCCGCCCTTGACCGGGACCTCACGGCCGACGTGGTGGTTGTGGGCGGAGGCCTTACCGGCATCACGATGGCTTACCTGCTCGCGGAAGCGGGCTGCGACGTGGCGCTGGTCGAGCGGCATTCACTCTGCGCCGGGGACACGGGGCGCACGACCGCGCACCTGACCGCTTTTTTGGACGCTTCCTACTCCGAGCTCATCAAAATTCACGGCGAGGAAAAAGCCGCGCTCGCGGCCTCAAGCCACCGCGAGGCCATCCACTTCATCGAGTCCACGGTCTGCAAAGAAGGAATCGAATGCAGTTTCCAAAGGCTCGAAGGCGTGCTGCTCGAGACGCCGGAATGGAGCACGGAAAAGGACCTGAAGAAGGAAGTCGAGGCGTTCCGGCGGGTGGGATTCGCCGGCGCATCCCTGTGCGCCGAAAATCCGATCGCGTCGTGGCCCGGCGCCTGCGTGAGGCTTCCCGGACAGGCGCGCTTCCATCCGCTCGAATACCTCCAGGGGCTCCTGAAGAAAATCCAGCAGCGCGGCGGAAAAATTTATACGCACACGCCGGTGATCAAGCGCGAGAAAGAAACGCTGACTACCGAACGCCATCATCAGATCCGCGCCCGGCACGTCGTGCTCGCGACCCATGCGCCGGTCGGCGAGGTCTCCGTTTTTCTCAAGCAGGCGCCGTACCGCACTTACGTGGTCGCGGGGCGCGTGCCGCATGACCTCGTCCACGACGCGCTTTATTGGGACATGGCCGACCCGTACCACTACGTCCGGCTGCAGCCGCTCGACGGCGCCTCCGACCTTTTGATCGTGGGCGGGGAAGACCACAAAACCGGCCAGCCCGAGACCGACGATCCGGAAGAGCCTTTCCGAAACCTGGAAGGCTGGGCCTACCGTTATTTTCCCGGCGTCGAAGAATTCCTGTACCAATGGTCGGGCCAGGTGTGGGAACCCGCGGACGGCCTGGCGTTCATCGGGCATGCGGGCGGGGACGAGAAATTGTATCTTGCGACGGGATACTCGGGAAACGGGATGACGCACGGAACGATCGCGGCCCAGCTTCTCAGCGACCTGATCCTCGGCCTGCCGAATCCGTGGACGGAGCTTTACGATCCGTCGAGAAAAAAACTAGGCGGGCTGCGCGAGGCCGCCAAAGAAAATTTCAACGTGGCCAAACAATATGCCGCGGATTACCTGAAAGCCGGCGAGATTCCGTCCGTCGACGAGCTGAAGCCGGGGGACGGCGCCGTCTTGAAGCACGGCGCGGCGCCGTACGCCGTGTACCGGGACGAAAAGGGGAACCTTCATGCCTTTTCCGCGGTGTGCACGCATCTGGGCTGCGTCGTGAAATGGAACGGCACGGAAAAATCGTTCGACTGCCCCTGCCACGGGTCCCGCTTCTCCTGCCAGGGCGAAGTGCTTAACGGCCCGGCCGTCGAGAATCTCCGGAAAAAAGAAATCGATCAAGTCATGGGGGCGCATCATGAACACTAA